In the genome of Oncorhynchus clarkii lewisi isolate Uvic-CL-2024 chromosome 22, UVic_Ocla_1.0, whole genome shotgun sequence, one region contains:
- the LOC139380112 gene encoding octapeptide-repeat protein T2-like produces the protein MRPEEEQRRSRGGQKRSRGGQRRSSGGQRRSRGGQRRPDEEQRRSEEEQKRSRGGQRRSRGGQRRPEEEQRRSRGGQRRSRGGAEEAKGGAWEARGGAEEEQRPEEEQMRSRGGQRRSRGGQMGAEAP, from the coding sequence ATGAGgccagaggaggagcagaggaggagcagaggaggccagaagaggagcagaggaggccagaggaggagcagtggaggccagaggaggagcagaggaggccaGAGGAGGCCAGATGAGGAGCAGAGGAGGtcagaggaggagcagaagaggagcagaggaggccagaggaggagcagaggaggccagaggaggccagaggaggagcagaggaggagcagaggaggccagaggaggagcagaggaggagcagaggaggccaAAGGAGGAGCATGGGAGGCCAGAGGAGGAGCGGAGGAGGAGCAGAGGCCAGAGGAGGAGCAGATGAGGAGCAGAGGAGgccagaggaggagcagaggaggccaAATGGGAGCTGAGGCTCCATAG